The Pantoea phytobeneficialis genome has a segment encoding these proteins:
- a CDS encoding TRAP transporter substrate-binding protein: MTLKKRLLAVSLSSMIALLACNAQAKVLKVAEVQPAGYPTVVALEHMGEKLKQATDGRLEMKVYAGGVLGDEDQTLQQVQLGAIDMIRVSLAPVTTIAPETSVLTLPFIFRDEDHMHKVLDGSVGEQIVDKFNKDPNTRMVFLGWTDAGTRNMITKKPLTKPEDLQGMKIRVQNSAISLATLKAMGANPVAMGVSEVFSAMQTGVVDGTENNPPTFVAHNYLPVAKYYTLTGHFIQPEMILFSKPAWDRLSADDQALLKKLGKEAQDEERQLWASYTQQSIEKMKAGGVTFQQIDRDYFVKATQPVRDQFGGKYQDLMTQIAEVK; encoded by the coding sequence ATGACGCTGAAAAAAAGACTACTCGCAGTTTCGTTGTCCTCCATGATCGCCCTGCTGGCCTGTAATGCGCAGGCCAAAGTCCTTAAGGTGGCGGAAGTGCAGCCCGCCGGTTATCCCACCGTGGTCGCGCTGGAGCATATGGGGGAGAAACTGAAACAGGCCACCGATGGTCGTCTGGAGATGAAGGTGTATGCCGGTGGCGTGCTTGGCGATGAAGATCAAACCTTACAACAGGTTCAACTGGGCGCGATTGATATGATCCGCGTTTCGTTGGCCCCGGTGACCACCATCGCGCCGGAAACCAGCGTGCTTACCCTGCCCTTTATCTTCCGCGATGAAGATCATATGCACAAAGTGCTGGATGGTAGCGTAGGTGAGCAGATCGTCGATAAATTCAATAAAGATCCCAACACCCGTATGGTGTTTCTCGGCTGGACCGATGCCGGGACGCGCAACATGATCACCAAAAAGCCGCTGACTAAGCCTGAAGATCTGCAAGGTATGAAGATCCGCGTGCAGAACAGCGCCATCTCGCTTGCCACGCTAAAAGCAATGGGCGCTAACCCGGTAGCGATGGGCGTCAGCGAAGTGTTTAGCGCCATGCAAACCGGCGTGGTGGACGGCACCGAGAATAACCCACCGACCTTTGTCGCCCATAACTACCTGCCCGTAGCGAAGTACTACACCCTCACCGGCCACTTTATTCAGCCAGAGATGATCCTGTTCTCCAAACCGGCGTGGGATCGCCTCTCTGCTGACGATCAGGCGTTACTGAAGAAGCTGGGCAAAGAAGCTCAGGATGAGGAACGTCAGTTGTGGGCCAGCTACACCCAGCAATCGATTGAGAAAATGAAGGCCGGAGGCGTCACCTTCCAACAGATCGATCGCGACTACTTTGTCAAAGCTACCCAACCGGTACGCGATCAGTTTGGCGGCAAGTATCAGGATCTGATGACACAGATCGCCGAGGTGAAATAA
- a CDS encoding TRAP transporter small permease, with protein sequence MNAYSRWMDRLYLLCMWVAAAALMIMVAVIPVGIFARYVLNSALSWPEPVAIICMIIFTFVGAPVGLRAGTHICVSMLTDRLSPGGQKWALLLCNLLLIALCVVLFRASYNLCAAMWIQPLASLPNVTYGEMYLPIPIGTVFTLLFALERLLNGDQSQRPIVTLGGTH encoded by the coding sequence ATGAACGCATATTCCCGGTGGATGGATCGGTTGTACCTGCTGTGCATGTGGGTGGCGGCGGCAGCGTTGATGATCATGGTAGCGGTCATTCCCGTCGGCATCTTTGCGCGCTATGTATTGAACAGCGCGCTCTCATGGCCAGAGCCGGTAGCCATTATCTGTATGATCATTTTTACCTTTGTCGGCGCGCCGGTCGGCCTGCGGGCCGGCACCCATATTTGTGTCTCTATGTTGACCGATCGCTTGTCACCTGGCGGGCAAAAATGGGCGCTGCTGTTGTGTAACCTGCTGTTAATCGCCTTATGTGTGGTGCTGTTCCGCGCCAGCTACAACCTGTGTGCCGCGATGTGGATTCAGCCGCTGGCCTCACTGCCCAATGTCACCTATGGCGAAATGTATTTACCGATCCCGATTGGCACCGTTTTTACCCTACTGTTTGCCCTGGAACGTCTGCTGAATGGCGACCAGAGCCAGCGCCCAATC